ATCGCGACTGCGCCCTTGATCCGATATGCCCCGGCCGGCGGATCCTCGAGTAAGTCGATCAGCGCGCCCGGGTCGATTTCGCCCTCGCTCGTCGCGGTGACCGAATCGGCGTGTGAGTTGTCGTGGTGGTGGGCGATCGGGTCGGTCGTGGCATCGACGAATAGGTCGCGCAATGAGAGCTGGCCCGTCTCCTCGGGCGTTCCCGCTACGTCGTACAGCAGTGTGGGGTCGACTTGGCCGCCGACTGTACCGACGACGGTCGCGCGCGGATTGCGCTCTCGCACGCGGCGTTCCACCCGCTTGACCGTCGCGGCGCGATCGTCGCGGGGGACTCGGTCGAGTTTGTTGACGACGACGAGAGAGGCTACGCCATAGCGGGCGGGCGCGGTATGGCCGACGTCGACGGTATCGAAGTGGGCCGCGGCGTCGATCACATCGACAAGTCCGCCGAAGCGCACGCCCGGGACTTCGCTGAAGCCGATGATTCGCGCGACCGAAACGGGTTCGGCTAGACCGCTGGCCTCGACGATGACCGCGTCCAGATTCAGCCGGGGGTCGGCAAGCTTGGTCAATGCCTCGTCGATCCCGCCGTCATCAGGCAGGCAGCAGATGCATCCGCCGGCGATGGAGGCAGGCTCGTCGACCTGCCCGGTCACCAGCATGGCATCGACGTTGAGTTCACCGAAGTCATTGATGATGACGCCGACTCGCGCTCCCGGGCTACGTAGAACATGGTTGAGGAGACTCGTCTTGCCTGCGCCAAGATGGCCCGTCAAGCAGATGACAGGGATCGCTCGCACATTGTCCTTCCTGTCTCACGGATCGCAGCGGTAAGCGTAATGCTAATGATTTTCAATAAGCCCCACCGAGTCGGGCCCGGATTCGGCCGGCATGCCTCGACCGATGCAAGCACGCCTGTCCGTTCTCATTGAATCTGGGGCACATTTACTAGTCTGACCTGCATTGCCCCAGATTGGATGAGAATTTCGATCGCGACGTTTCTCATTGAAT
This window of the Mycobacterium sp. 050128 genome carries:
- a CDS encoding CobW family GTP-binding protein; this translates as MRAIPVICLTGHLGAGKTSLLNHVLRSPGARVGVIINDFGELNVDAMLVTGQVDEPASIAGGCICCLPDDGGIDEALTKLADPRLNLDAVIVEASGLAEPVSVARIIGFSEVPGVRFGGLVDVIDAAAHFDTVDVGHTAPARYGVASLVVVNKLDRVPRDDRAATVKRVERRVRERNPRATVVGTVGGQVDPTLLYDVAGTPEETGQLSLRDLFVDATTDPIAHHHDNSHADSVTATSEGEIDPGALIDLLEDPPAGAYRIKGAVAMRYGATTQTYAVNLVGTAIHLAIAPPGLSANCLVAIGIGLDTDAVRARLDAALRPFAGPATLTNIHRLRLYRRRSL